Within Candidatus Cetobacterium colombiensis, the genomic segment TTAAAGGATACTATATTTTAAAAGAAAGTGTAATCTAGTCTGCCAAAATTACAGCATTGCATTCTGCCGAAAAACCTACAATTTATTATACCACTAACATCTCCTCTTTTTTTTCTTTTTTTTACTATTGAAAGACCCTTAAAGACTATTAAAGACTATTAGAGAAAAATCGACACCAATCTAGACCAATAAAATCAAAGGTCGAAAGGGGGTAGTATAAAATTATAAGGAGTAAATTGTAGTGACATAATGTGTGGATTGTAGTGAACATAATGGGTAAATTGTAGTGGATATAATGTGTAAATTGTAGTGACATATATAATGTGTATTTTAAAAATAAACTCATTATGTTATAATATATTATTATTATATTTTTGAGGTGAAAAATGGGGAAAATTGGATTCAATAAAAAGCTAAATAGATTACCAATATATTTTGAAAAAGAGATTTTTGTAAATGCTTTTGGATGGTTACTAAAAGAGTTTAACAAATGGAATAAAGGGCTAGAGATAAAAGAGAGAGTTATCACAATAAAGAAGCGTGAAATATGGGAAGCTTCTACAACTAGACCCTATACTAAAGAGGAATTTAGCGAGTTTATTCGTGGGCTAACAGTTTCAAAGCGTTATGAGATTGATAAAGAAAAAGGTTATGGAATATCTGGAAGTATATTTGTAACTCAAGAGATTGATAACGAAACTTTAAAAATAGAGATTCCCTCGTTGTTTATTCCATTTCTTTTCTATAAACATGATATTCATATAATAGACAAAGCTAAGAAAAAAGAGCCACTAACTGTAAAAGAGTTAGACTATTGGGACAATGAATTAAAACATAAAAAGCAAGAGATACTGTTACTAGAAGATGCAGAGCTAAAAGGCATAAGTGGAAAATATGCTAAAAGATTATATATGTTATTGAAACAGTTTGAAAGCACAGGTTATTTTATAATGGAAATACAGCAATTTAGAGATGTACTAGAAGTTCCAGTAGCATATACATTAGGTACTCTTAATAGAGATATTATTTTAAAAGCTAAAGCTGAACTAGAAAAGAAAAAGATATACAAATTTCCTGAAGAAGTGAAAGGAAAAGGGCGTAGAAAGATTGAGAAAATAGAGATTTATTTTTCTATTTTTGAAGAGGAATCTACTAAAAAGAAAAAATTTGAATTAACTTTAGAAGAGGAAATGGAAGCGAGAGAGATTCTTCAAAAACAAGGAATTGGTTATGAACTTCTTAATGAGCAAAAAAAGAAATCTCCAAGCATTTATGTAAAAACTTTGAAATCAGTATTGAAGAAATAGAAAGAAAAAAGTTAGAAAAAAATAAAAAATAAGACAGGTGATATAAATGATTGAAAAAAATATTTTTGAAAATATCAATCAAAAAAAATTAAAACTAGATGAGTTGAGACCAGTATCCAAAGAAACAGTTAAAAGTTTGAGAGAAAGTATTTTATTAGAATGGACATACAACTCAAACGCTATTGAAGGGAATACTTTGACTTTACTTGAAACTAAAGTAGTTTTAGAGGGAATAACAATTGGTGGGAAAAGTTTAAGAGAACATTTAGAAGTTGTAAACCATAGAGAAGCAATACTATACTTGGAAGATGTTATAAAAAATGAAGAACCTTTTAGTGAATGGCAAATAAAAAATATACATCATTTAGTTTTAAAAGGAATTAATGATAAATATGCTGGAAATTACAGAGATCAACAAGTTATGATTTCTGGTGCAGAGCATATTCCACCAGCCCCATTTTTATTAAAAGAAAAAATGAACGAATTTATAGAATGGTATAATACTGAAGCTCAAGACTTACACCCAGTAGAAAGGGCTGCAATGGTTCATATAATATTTGTAGGAATACATCCGTTTATAGATGGAAATGGAAGAACCTCTAGATTACTCTTAAATTTAGAATTAATGAAAAATGGTTATCCTCCAATAGTTATAAAAAATTCAAATAGATTAGAATATTATTCGGCTTTAGATAAAGCTCATACAACAGGAGATAACTTTGACTTTATTTCTTTAGTTATAAAAGAGTGTAATGATATGTTGGATCGTTATATTTCTCTTTGCAACAATAATATCTAATATTTTTTAGTACGAAATATAGATTGAAGCTTTGAAAATAAAGTTAATAAAGAAAGAGCTTTAGAGTTTAGTCAACTTTTAAAGCTCTTTTTATTTTTGCATTTAATTGAAGATGGGAGTTTATTAATAATATTTCATGTCTAAATGAGGAATTTCATTAATTAAATAAACTTCTGAAATAGCTTTAAATCCCATTTCACTATAAAATTTTTGAAGATACTCTTGAGCTCCAATTGTAATACCTTTAGTTTCAAAATTTTCAAGAATATAGTTTATCCCCGCTTGAACAATAAGTTTAGCAAATCCACGCTTTCTAGCTTCTACAGCTACTAAAACTCTTCCTAAAGATGCATCCTCATAAGAAACTCCAGGTTGTAAAACTCTAAGATAAGCTTTTATTTTTCCATCTTCTTTTAACATAACATGAATAGAAGTTATATCCTTACCATCAACATCATTATAAATAGATTTTTGTCCTACTACAAAAATTTCAGATCTTAACTTTAAAATTTCATAAAGCTCTTCAACTGTTAATTCATTAAATTTTTTACATATAATCATAAAAACCTCCTTTACATCTATATTAATTATACTATCAATAGATGAAAAAAAAAAGTATCATATTATATATAAAAATGCAGGAGACTATAATAATGAGAAAGAGTAGTAGTAATAAAATCTATACATCAACAACGGACAAAAATAGAAAAATGTTCAATAATTTGTACGCTATAAAAAAGGCTTCAAATTTCAAGGTATGCTTTTATACCTAATGAATTTTTGAGGTACCTTAAAATCAATTTTACGAGGTCGTTTTTCTGAGGTTATTTTTTATGAATTTTGAAACCTCCCAATTAGTGGTACTTTTGAAAAATAGTGTTTTTTACTTAAAATTTAATGGAAATATAGGTGCTATAAATCCTCTATTAGTGGTAGTTTATAGAAAAGTGATAGGAGAGGGAAATTCCCTCTCCTATTTTTGACCTTTTTCATCTATTAACTTGTAAAACATGGCTTTTGAACATCCAATTGCCTTAATGGCATCTTTAACTGGAAGATAATTTGGGTTATCTTTATCTCTAGTGAGAGGATATACTTCATTAAATTTTTGTCTAAATTCGTCATTTTTGGTTCTTCCAAACTTAACCCCTTTAGCTAGTGCTCTTTCAATTCCCTCTAACTGACGCTTTCGCAACTCTTTACGCTCCCATTCAGCTCTCAAAAGATCCACTTGCAACATAGTATCTAACATTACATTTAACATTGCTTCAGCAAGAGAATCAGCTTCTTTATCAATTAGGTTCTCTCTTAAAAAGTCATTTAGGTAGGCTTGATCTAAAGATTCAACTGTAACTCCTTTTTGAGCTAAATCTATCAGACACTCACGGACCTCTTTGGCATTACGTCCAATTCTATCTAAATTTTTAACAACAATAGTATCGCCCTCTTTTATCCACTCTGTTAAAAGCTCATTCCACACTTCTCTATTTTCAAAGTTTTTTCCAGATCTCTTTTCCTGAAAAATTGTTCTCGGATTGGCTCCTAGTTCTTTAAAGTATTCCACCTGTCTATCTAAGTTTTGAGACTCAGAAGACACTCTAGCATAATAATATTTCATCAATGTAACCTTCTTTCTATTAATTTCAAAAATATTATATAATGTTTGTGAAAAAAGTACAATATATATTAAAAGTTTTATCAATTTAAGTATATAAATAAAAAATAAGTATATTTTAGACTTTTAATTTTGGTAATAAAAAAAGTACACAAAAGTCTACTTTTATGTACTTGAAAGGAGAAATTAAAATGAAAATAATAAAAGAACAAAAAATAACTTATAATGTTAAAGGAACTCCTGTAACTTTTTTAGAAAAAATAAAAGAAATTAGAAAAAAATTTGGGGTTACCCAAACTATTTTTGCTAAAGTATTGGGATTAGGAGATAAAACTATAGCTAGATATGAAAATGGTTCTCTTCAAGATATGGCTCAAAATAATCTAATTAAAGCAGTATCAGAAAGACCTATCTATTTTTTAGAACTACTTAGAGATTGTAAAAAACTTAAGGAAGAATTAAATTATGTATATAGTTATTTATTGGTATTTGAATATAAAATTTTTGATGAAAGTCCTCAAGCTTGGGCTCATGGACCAGTTTTTAAAAGTGTTTATGATAAATACTCTTCTTATGGATATAGATGCATCGATATTCCTAGTGAAGATGTATCTTTACATGAAAAAGAATTAGAAAATTTTGTTTTAAAAATAGCTGAAGGATATGGAAAGTTTAGTGCCAAAGATTTAGAGCACCTTACTCATAAAGAGAAACCTTGGATTGATTCAAGAAAGCGTGCTAATGTAAAAGAGGGAGAGTTTTGTACAGAGAAAATACTAGATTCTGATATTAAAACTTATTTTAAAAATTTATTAGAAATTTGAAACTTTTTTTAGAAACTTGTGGTCTAAATATTATATAAAGTGTTAAAAGTGATAAATAATTTAATCCCCCCAAAAGGAGCCTCTATCCCCCCAGAGGCTCTTTCCCTTTTTTGAAGATTTATACTTATATTTCATAAAATAAAAAAGTTAAATTAACAACATTAGGTTTTCCATCTATAAAAACAAAATCTTTAAATGTTTTAATATCAATTTTTATTAATAAGCATTTATTGTGACCAAATTTTGAATATGCCTCTGGAAGTATAGATTTATATTGATTTAAAATATCTGAAAATTGAGATTCAGTTATTAATCCTAATACCTTAGCAACTCCTGTCATTTGCCTACTCATGTCACACAAGGCTACATTTGAGTTTGCTTCAATTTATTATAAGATTAGCTGAAATCTCTGATTCTATATAATATTTAAAGCTTTTAAAGATTCTTTTGCCATTTCTTCACGCTTAGGCAAATCTTTGCCTTCTTTCATATCTAAGTTTATAGCAAAGCTGTATACCTTGCCATCTTTTTCTACCCAACCAACAAACCATCCAACTGGAATTTCTATATTTGAAGTTGCCCATCCAGTCTTTCCGTGCATAGTCCATTCTTCAGTCTTTTCTAAAACTGTTATTTCTTGAACTTGTTTTTGAATATCTTTAGTGTATGGTAATTCATTTTTGGCTAATTTAGTTAATAACTCACATTGCTCTACTGCACTAATTTTTAGAGGTCCTCTTAACCAAAATTGATCAACTTCTTCTCCAATTTTTTTATTTCCAAAATTTAATTTATTGATTTCTTCTTGCATTTTTTCTGTTCCAATTTTTCTAGCTAATAATTGATAAGCAGGAACTTGTGAAACTTTAATAGCATATCTTAAATTTGAATCTTGAGCCCAACTTTTTAAAAATACTTTCTCACCGTTATATTTATAAAAAATATCATCTACATTCTTAACTACTCCAGTATTTAATCCAATGAGAGAATTATAAATTTTAAAAGTAGAGGCTGGATAAAATTGTACTTCTGCTCTTTTTTTGTTATAACCAGTGAAACTATCATTTTGTAGGTCATAAAGTACAAAAGTTCCTTCTAACTTATTTTTTTCAAATATCTCTTCAATTTTTTTATTTTCAGTAAAATTTAAAGCTAGTAACTGAAGTGATAAAATTAGAAAAATATTTAAAATATAAAATACTCTTTTTTTCATAATTAAAATTAACTCCTTTTTATTTTTTACTCTTCAATGTATCATATAACCTGTAAATTGTAAATCTATAAAAGGCCTTAATCATTGATTTTGCTGATTTAAACGAAGAAAAAGTGACTTTTTTCGGAATAAATGAACCTACACCTTTAAACAATAAAAAAAGTACACAGAAGTTTACTTCTGTGTACTTGAAATTGTTATAATAAATAGGTGAGTAATTAAGTGAGCATTTATTTTTTTAATATATATTTGTTTCCTCTTCCTTTTCCAATTTGTATAATAAAATTTTTAGCAACAAGTGAATTTAAAAGATTTAATGAAGCTGTTCTTTTAATTTCTAATAAATCTTGAACATTCTTATTTTGAATTTCTCCATGCTCTAAAATGAAAGCCATAATAATTTTTTCATTTTTATTTAAATGACCACTATCTAAAATTAAAGTGTCTGGTAAAATAAATCTTATTCTATTTTGAAATACCTCAATAGTTGGATAAATCTAAGTTTTTTATTGAATATTTTCTCCAATAATAATTTTATCAATATAACTTTCTAATTCTTCAATTTTCTTAGTAGCAACATAAAAAACCATCTCAATACTAACTCCCCAATACTGATGAATTAATAGATTTCTCATATCTTTGATTTGTCGCCAATAGCTACTGTTATCATAATATTTTAACAGAACTTCTTGTGGAATTTTAGAAATAGCTTCACCTATAATCATTAAACTATGTTCAACAATAATTTCTAAATCTTCATCATCTATAAAATCTTGTAATTTTTTATCCTTGCTCTTAGATTTTATTTTAGCTATCTTCTCCTTAATATCTACTAAATAGTTTTCAAGTTCTCTTTTTTTATACATAGATAATACTCTCCGCTATTTCTTTTTGAATCAATTCACTATGCTTTTTACCAATTTCAGTTTTATAATTTTTTCTAAAGTGACTAGTCGTAAGGAGATCTATCTTCTTTTGAAATAAATCTTCTAAAAAATATTTTATATTGCAATAATTACCATAAATATCTCCATCTGAAGCTAATTCAATTAGTATATCTACATCACTATCATCAGTTGCTAAGTCTTTTGCATAACTTCCAAAAAGTCCTATTTTTGTTGCTCCTAAAGCTTCTATTTGTGTTTTATTTTCTTTTAAAAGATTTAATATCTCAATTTTATTTAACATTATTATTCATCACCTTTCTATCTAAAACTCTTATTTTTAGCATATATATTCAATATATAAATTATACTTCAGTCGCTAACAAAAAGCAAGATATACTCCAGAAAGAGCAAGCATAAATATATTAGATATTTTTCTATATAATAACTCTTAATAAAAAAAGTACACAAAAGTGTACTTTTTTAGATGATGTAATTCTATTATCCTTTTAATCCTGTACTTGCAATACCTTTTATATAATATTTTTGGAAAAATAAAAATATTAAAATCATTGGAAGTGTAGTCACTACAAGTGCAGCCATTATCTGTCCATAATAAACTGGAGCCATTGTAAAAAATGATTGAATTCCTAATTGAACATTTTTTATATTATCATTTGTTGTAACCAATATAGGCCATAAAAAATCTCCCCAATGACTTACAAAATCTAGAATGAAAACAGTTGTAAAAACAGGAATAGAATTAGGAACTACAACCTTCAAAAATGTTGTAAATTTATCTGCACCATCTATATAAGCTGCTTCTAATAAAGCATCAGGAAAATCTAAAAAAAATTGCCTAAACATATAAATGCTAAAACAATTTCCTATAAAAGGAATTATAAGTGCATACATACTGTTTATTAATTTCATTTTATTTACAATTAAATATAAAGGTAGCATAATACTTTCAAATGGAACTATCGTTAATGCAATTATTATAATTAAAATAAATGAACTACCTTTAAACTTAAGTTTAGCAAGTCCATATCCACAAATTGAATTTACAATTGCTCCGAAAAAACTTATTAAACTAACATAAAAAACACTATTAAATATATATTTAGTCATTGGTATTCTTTGAAATACCATCTTATAATTATCCAATGTAAAATTTAAAGGGAGCAATGCTTTATACGAATTTAAATGTTCAAATATTTTGGTTTCTTCTTTAAATGAAGAAGCAACCATCCAAATTAAAGGAGCTATAAAAATTAAAGAAATTAATGTATTAAAAATATAAAACCATATAGTTTTGAATTTCTTGTTTGTTTTCATTCTATTTCCTTTCTAATCTTGTTTTAATAATTTTTTTAAACTTATTGATATCATAACCACTAACAAGAAAAAAATTATAGCTATTGTTGAAGAATAGCCAACATTCCTAAATTGAAACCCTTCTTGGTATATGTAATAAACTAAAGTTTTAGTACTATCTTCAGGACCACCTTGAGTCATAATATAAGGTTGTGTAAATAGTTTAAAAGCTTGAACTGTTGTTATCATTATTACGAAAACTATAACATTATACATACTAGGAATAGTTATATGAATAAATTGTTGAAATTTTTTAGCTCCATCTATTTGAGCCGCTTCATATAAATAATCTGGTATACTTTGTAATCCAGCTAAAAAAATCATCATCTGATATCCTGCTGCTTGCCAAGCCGACATAAAAATTATAGATGGCATCGCTTGTTTAGAACTTTTTAAAAATAAAAGTTTTGGTAATCCTATTTTTTCAAATAAAACATTTATTAATCCATAGTTTGGATTATATAAAAAGATCCATAATATTGCAATTACAGTCATCGAAGTAACTACTGGACTAAAATATGCCATTCTAAAAATACCTATTCCTTTAACACTTTTTTTTACCAATAATGCCAATAAAAAAGCTAATGTACACTGAAGTGGAACAACAGTTAAACTAAAGTATAAGGTATTAAAAAACGCCTTCCAAAATGTAGCATCTTTAAATACTAAAATATAATTTTTTAATCCTACAAAAGATATTTCATTGGGTCTTAATAAATAAAAATCTGTAAAACTATAGTAAAGTGCCATAAAAGCTGGAAGAATTAAGAAAATAGATATTAAAACTAAAGAAGGCAAACAAAATAAAAATCCAACTTCTTTAAAACCAACCTTTTTATTAGCAACTAAAACTTTTCCTAAAAAATTATTTTTGAATTCTAAAATTTGTTCCATATAATTTCTCCATTCTTATTTTTTTAAAGTTTTAGAAATATTTAAATCAATATCTTTAGCAGCTTTATTTAAAGAATTTTCCACATCTGCTCCTATCATGATATCATTTAAAGCTTGAGCAAATTTAGCTGTAACAATTGTATATGCTGGTGTTACTGGTCTAGGAATAGCAGTGTTTTTTAATTGATTTTTTATTACTTTTAATTGAGTATTTTCATATTCTTCTATACTTTCAAGAGCACTTTTTCTTGAAGCAGGCATTGATATAGTTTTAGCCAAACTTAAAGAGTTTTCTTTATTCGTTATAAATTTAATAAACTCTGCAGCCTGTTCTTGATTTTTACTATCTTTAGATATACTTAACGCCCAACTTCCACTAGGAGATGTATTTTTTCCTAATGTTGGAAAATATGTTATTCCCCAATCTAAATCTTTGTAATCTTTAAATCCTTTTATATTCCAAGTTCCTCCTAACATAAATGCAGATTTTCCCAATTGAAATTCTGTTGGCAATGGATCTATATTAAATAATCCATCATTTACAAAACTTTGAATATATTTAGCTGCTTTTATCCCTTCTTCACTATTTATATATCCTTCACTTTTGAATCCATCTGGTGAAACAATATTTGTACCATTACTTAGCCAAAATTGTCCAAAACAGTATGTCATCCATTCTCCTTTATCGTTTATCCAGTTTATTCCATATACTCCTAAATTTTCTTTAGCTTTTTTACTTATGTCATAAACCTCTTCTATTGTTAAAGGATTTTCTGGAGTAACTTTGCTTTCTAAATCAATTCCTAAATCTTTCATAATTGATTTGTTATAAAATAAAACTACTGAAGATTCACTTAATCCTAATGCATATAATTTATCTTTATAAGTTCCTTGAGATATAATAGATGGTAAAAAATCTTCTAATTCTTCACTTTTGAAGTTGTCATTTAAAGGAACTATTATATTTGAATGAGCATAGTTAGCAACATTAGGACCATCTAAACTTAATATATCTGGTAAGGTATTTGATATCGCATTAGTATTTACTTTATCTTCATATGCAAATGAATTTCCTCTTGAGATAACCTCCATATTTACTTTAACTTTTCCCTTATTCAATTCATTAAACTCCTGAACTTTTTGTACATACCATCCATCTTCTAATGCATCAGCTTGAGGTCTCCAAAAACTTACTTCAACTTCTTTTGAATTAGAACTTTTTTCTTCTTCTTTAGAACATGCTCCTAAAGAAAGTATTAATAAAGACCCAAGTAATAGACTTTTTTTTAATGACATTATAAACGCCTCCCCATAGTTTTATTTTATATATTTTTTTAACACTAAATTGCTCATTAAATTTTGATTATTTATTCCTAAAATTTCCACTTTATGATATTTTTCTCTTGGAAAAATTAAAGATGTTAAAACTTCCTCACCATCATTTAGAAAAATTTCAACCGATGTTTCATCTAATATAATCTCCATTGTATTTAAATTATTTAAAAGCAAAACCTTATTGTCATTTTTAAAACTTTCTTCAAAATCTACTGCTCCTGAATTTAATCTTTTTAATGTAAAGAATTTATTTTTACTAGAATATTCTAATTCTATTTTTTCATTAAATTTATTGCTTAATATAAGATTGAAATCATTATTTTGTATTTCATTCAACTGGATATAATTTCCGACATCATTTTTTATGTCAATTAAATTTAAATAAAACTCATGAATTGGTTTTTGACATAAAATATTTTTATTTTCACATTCTTTATAATATAATTCTCTTGGTAAAGTCATAAATCCTCTCGAATCTGTTGCAGGTATATTTCTTGCATATTTCCAATCACTCATCCACCCAATCCATATTTTTCGTTCATCTGGACTATTGTTCCAAGTTTGACAAGCATAGAAATCTCTACCACTATCAATTTTTTGTGGACTATCATCTAAAAATTCTATAAATTTTTTATTTTCAAATTTACCGTGAAAACAATATGTATTAGATTCTTTATCTTCTGTCACTATATCAACTTTTAAAATCCAAATTGCCTTTTCTTTTTCTTTATTATAAACTTTAAATAAATCTGGACATTCCCAAATCCCTTTTTCTATATTATTTGAAATAAATTTTTGTTCTAATTTCCAATCCATTAAATCTTTAGAACTATATAAATTAGCCTTATTTCCAGCTGCTAAAATCATAATCCAGCTATTTGAATCAGAATCAAAAAAAACTTTTGGATCTCTAAAATCTATTTCATCTGTATCTTCTAATATGGGATTTGAAATATTTTTTTCCCAACTAACTCCTTCATTTTTAGATACAGCCATACTTTGAACTTGAATTTGCTTTCCTTTTTCTTCTCTATGATTAGTATAAAAAGCTATTAAACTATCTTTATTTTTTACTGCACTTCCTGAAAATATCATTCCTAAATCGTCTGGATAAAGTGCTATATCTAACTCTTCCCATTCTAATAAATCTTTAGATACTGTATGCCCCCAATGCATTGGGCCCCAAACTAATCCCTCTGGATAATATTGATAAAACATATGATATTTTCCATTACTAAAAACTAATCCATTAGGATCATTTATCCAACCTTTATTTGGAGAAAAGTGAAACTGCGGTTTATTCATAATAACCTCCCTATTTTAATATCATTGTAGAATTCCTTGGTAATAATCTTGGTGTTAATTCAATTCTTTCTAATACTTTATTCCTATTTTTAATATTATCAATTAAAATTTTAACAGCCAATTTGGAAATTTCATTAATTGGTTGAGAAACTGTAGTTATTCCAAAGTGCTCCGAAAAAAAACTATTATCAAATCCAGCTACCGCTATATCTTCTGGTACTTTTTTTCCAAATTCTTTCAACACACTAATTAATTCTAAAGCTAAGATATCATTTTCTGCAAATATAGCATTAAATTTTAACTCTTTATTATTTTTTATATAATTTTCAATGGCTTCTTTAACTAAAAATTTTGCCATTTTAAAATCATATTTATCCAAACTTATTTCTAAATACGAATATAATTTTTTATTTAGAAATTGTAATTCTTCTTGAAATCCTTGAAATTTATCATTATTATTTCCTAAATAAGCAATCTTATCATATCCTAAATCATAAAAATGTCTAGCTATTTGAGCTCCTCCTTCTTTATGATTAATCGCTACTCCATTAAATTCTTCAAATATTTTTGTTAAGATTACAACCGGAATATCTATATTTTTTAATTTTAATATATTTTCTGAATTCCATTCGATTGGTGTTATTATAATTCCATCAGGACGCATTTTCATGATAGATTTTATACAATTTTTTTCTTTAAATAAATTACTATCACTATGTAAAAATATTATATTATAACCTAAATCATAAATTTCATTTTCTAATGCCTTCAAAATACCTGCAAAATAGGGATTACATATATCTTGAATTATAACTCCTATTAAAAAATTTTCTTTTTTAGATAAATTTTGTGCCATTATATTTGGTGAATACCCTAATTCTTCCATTGCTTTTATAACCTTCTGTTTTGTTTGTTGCTCTACTAAAAAACTTTTATTTATAACTCTTGAAACTGTTGCAGGAGAAACACCAGCTTTTAAAGCTACATCTTTTAAACTTGCCATTACATATAACCTCTTTTCATGAAAC encodes:
- a CDS encoding carbohydrate ABC transporter permease encodes the protein MEQILEFKNNFLGKVLVANKKVGFKEVGFLFCLPSLVLISIFLILPAFMALYYSFTDFYLLRPNEISFVGLKNYILVFKDATFWKAFFNTLYFSLTVVPLQCTLAFLLALLVKKSVKGIGIFRMAYFSPVVTSMTVIAILWIFLYNPNYGLINVLFEKIGLPKLLFLKSSKQAMPSIIFMSAWQAAGYQMMIFLAGLQSIPDYLYEAAQIDGAKKFQQFIHITIPSMYNVIVFVIMITTVQAFKLFTQPYIMTQGGPEDSTKTLVYYIYQEGFQFRNVGYSSTIAIIFFLLVVMISISLKKLLKQD
- a CDS encoding ABC transporter substrate-binding protein, translated to MSLKKSLLLGSLLILSLGACSKEEEKSSNSKEVEVSFWRPQADALEDGWYVQKVQEFNELNKGKVKVNMEVISRGNSFAYEDKVNTNAISNTLPDILSLDGPNVANYAHSNIIVPLNDNFKSEELEDFLPSIISQGTYKDKLYALGLSESSVVLFYNKSIMKDLGIDLESKVTPENPLTIEEVYDISKKAKENLGVYGINWINDKGEWMTYCFGQFWLSNGTNIVSPDGFKSEGYINSEEGIKAAKYIQSFVNDGLFNIDPLPTEFQLGKSAFMLGGTWNIKGFKDYKDLDWGITYFPTLGKNTSPSGSWALSISKDSKNQEQAAEFIKFITNKENSLSLAKTISMPASRKSALESIEEYENTQLKVIKNQLKNTAIPRPVTPAYTIVTAKFAQALNDIMIGADVENSLNKAAKDIDLNISKTLKK
- a CDS encoding carbohydrate ABC transporter permease yields the protein MKTNKKFKTIWFYIFNTLISLIFIAPLIWMVASSFKEETKIFEHLNSYKALLPLNFTLDNYKMVFQRIPMTKYIFNSVFYVSLISFFGAIVNSICGYGLAKLKFKGSSFILIIIIALTIVPFESIMLPLYLIVNKMKLINSMYALIIPFIGNCFSIYMFRQFFLDFPDALLEAAYIDGADKFTTFLKVVVPNSIPVFTTVFILDFVSHWGDFLWPILVTTNDNIKNVQLGIQSFFTMAPVYYGQIMAALVVTTLPMILIFLFFQKYYIKGIASTGLKG
- a CDS encoding replication initiation protein, translating into MGKIGFNKKLNRLPIYFEKEIFVNAFGWLLKEFNKWNKGLEIKERVITIKKREIWEASTTRPYTKEEFSEFIRGLTVSKRYEIDKEKGYGISGSIFVTQEIDNETLKIEIPSLFIPFLFYKHDIHIIDKAKKKEPLTVKELDYWDNELKHKKQEILLLEDAELKGISGKYAKRLYMLLKQFESTGYFIMEIQQFRDVLEVPVAYTLGTLNRDIILKAKAELEKKKIYKFPEEVKGKGRRKIEKIEIYFSIFEEESTKKKKFELTLEEEMEAREILQKQGIGYELLNEQKKKSPSIYVKTLKSVLKK
- a CDS encoding type II toxin-antitoxin system antitoxin SocA domain-containing protein produces the protein MKIIKEQKITYNVKGTPVTFLEKIKEIRKKFGVTQTIFAKVLGLGDKTIARYENGSLQDMAQNNLIKAVSERPIYFLELLRDCKKLKEELNYVYSYLLVFEYKIFDESPQAWAHGPVFKSVYDKYSSYGYRCIDIPSEDVSLHEKELENFVLKIAEGYGKFSAKDLEHLTHKEKPWIDSRKRANVKEGEFCTEKILDSDIKTYFKNLLEI
- a CDS encoding GNAT family N-acetyltransferase produces the protein MIICKKFNELTVEELYEILKLRSEIFVVGQKSIYNDVDGKDITSIHVMLKEDGKIKAYLRVLQPGVSYEDASLGRVLVAVEARKRGFAKLIVQAGINYILENFETKGITIGAQEYLQKFYSEMGFKAISEVYLINEIPHLDMKYY
- a CDS encoding HepT-like ribonuclease domain-containing protein — encoded protein: MYKKRELENYLVDIKEKIAKIKSKSKDKKLQDFIDDEDLEIIVEHSLMIIGEAISKIPQEVLLKYYDNSSYWRQIKDMRNLLIHQYWGVSIEMVFYVATKKIEELESYIDKIIIGENIQ
- a CDS encoding nucleotidyltransferase family protein, with product MLNKIEILNLLKENKTQIEALGATKIGLFGSYAKDLATDDSDVDILIELASDGDIYGNYCNIKYFLEDLFQKKIDLLTTSHFRKNYKTEIGKKHSELIQKEIAESIIYV
- a CDS encoding Fic family protein; protein product: MIEKNIFENINQKKLKLDELRPVSKETVKSLRESILLEWTYNSNAIEGNTLTLLETKVVLEGITIGGKSLREHLEVVNHREAILYLEDVIKNEEPFSEWQIKNIHHLVLKGINDKYAGNYRDQQVMISGAEHIPPAPFLLKEKMNEFIEWYNTEAQDLHPVERAAMVHIIFVGIHPFIDGNGRTSRLLLNLELMKNGYPPIVIKNSNRLEYYSALDKAHTTGDNFDFISLVIKECNDMLDRYISLCNNNI
- a CDS encoding recombinase family protein, whose translation is MKYYYARVSSESQNLDRQVEYFKELGANPRTIFQEKRSGKNFENREVWNELLTEWIKEGDTIVVKNLDRIGRNAKEVRECLIDLAQKGVTVESLDQAYLNDFLRENLIDKEADSLAEAMLNVMLDTMLQVDLLRAEWERKELRKRQLEGIERALAKGVKFGRTKNDEFRQKFNEVYPLTRDKDNPNYLPVKDAIKAIGCSKAMFYKLIDEKGQK
- the blaOXA gene encoding class D beta-lactamase, with amino-acid sequence MKKRVFYILNIFLILSLQLLALNFTENKKIEEIFEKNKLEGTFVLYDLQNDSFTGYNKKRAEVQFYPASTFKIYNSLIGLNTGVVKNVDDIFYKYNGEKVFLKSWAQDSNLRYAIKVSQVPAYQLLARKIGTEKMQEEINKLNFGNKKIGEEVDQFWLRGPLKISAVEQCELLTKLAKNELPYTKDIQKQVQEITVLEKTEEWTMHGKTGWATSNIEIPVGWFVGWVEKDGKVYSFAINLDMKEGKDLPKREEMAKESLKALNII